One window of Candidatus Thermoplasmatota archaeon genomic DNA carries:
- a CDS encoding 50S ribosomal protein L40e, with translation MTRFPEAEKRLLLKKICMKCGASNAMRAERCRRCRSDELRPKAKEGRGV, from the coding sequence ATGACACGATTTCCTGAAGCTGAAAAAAGATTACTCTTAAAGAAAATTTGTATGAAATGCGGTGCATCCAATGCGATGCGTGCCGAACGATGTAGACGATGCCGCTCTGATGAACTCCGTCCAAAAGCAAAAGAAGGTCGAGGAGTATAA
- the proS gene encoding proline--tRNA ligase translates to MPETKTKKTEDFNEWYNEIVELADLCDKRYPIKGMNVWRPYGWKLMSYVDTLIRQEMIRTNHQEVYFPLLIPESLFKKEEEHIEGFGKEVFWVTHAGHNQLEERWLLRPTSETAMYPIFSLWIRSHADLPLKIFQIVNTFRYETKQTRAFIRVREIHFFEAHTCHVDFTDAEAQIQEDKEIAQRFLQKLCLPFIFSKRPEWDKFAGAHYTISIDVLMPSGRTLQIGSIHQYRNNFAKPYNISYETTDGDHQFCHQTTYGMSERLLGALVGIHGDNKGLVLPPEVAPIQVVIIPIIFKGKEKQVTDVGKNLEQKLRAAGVRVHLDLRDITPGNKYYDWELKGVPLRLEIGPRDLEKNTVLLVRRDTLEKSTSPLHAVEQNVQDTLQKISEHLYTQAFQLLKNNMHEVVSVEEAKTKTGIVALPWCGVKECALEIENVLEGVTIGEPIDQQECHGSCPVCGQPAQTWMRFARSY, encoded by the coding sequence ATGCCTGAGACGAAAACAAAAAAAACAGAGGATTTTAACGAGTGGTACAACGAAATTGTAGAACTTGCAGATCTCTGTGACAAACGATATCCGATTAAAGGTATGAATGTCTGGCGGCCGTATGGATGGAAACTTATGTCATATGTTGATACGTTGATCCGTCAGGAGATGATCAGAACGAATCATCAAGAAGTATATTTTCCTTTGTTGATCCCGGAGTCGTTGTTTAAAAAAGAAGAAGAACATATTGAAGGATTTGGTAAAGAAGTTTTTTGGGTGACACACGCTGGGCATAACCAGTTGGAGGAACGATGGCTCCTACGACCAACCTCTGAGACGGCAATGTACCCGATTTTTTCTCTTTGGATTCGATCTCATGCTGATCTGCCGTTAAAAATCTTTCAGATTGTGAACACGTTCCGCTATGAGACAAAACAAACACGGGCGTTTATTCGTGTTCGAGAAATCCATTTCTTCGAAGCTCATACCTGTCATGTTGATTTTACCGATGCAGAAGCACAGATTCAAGAAGACAAAGAGATTGCTCAACGTTTCTTACAAAAACTTTGTCTCCCTTTTATCTTCAGCAAACGACCTGAATGGGATAAATTTGCTGGTGCCCATTATACGATTAGTATTGATGTATTGATGCCTTCAGGAAGAACTCTGCAGATTGGTTCGATTCACCAGTATCGGAATAATTTTGCAAAACCCTATAATATTTCATATGAGACTACTGACGGTGATCACCAGTTTTGTCATCAGACAACCTATGGTATGAGTGAACGGCTCCTCGGTGCTCTTGTGGGCATTCATGGTGATAACAAAGGGCTCGTGTTACCCCCAGAGGTTGCACCGATACAAGTTGTCATTATTCCAATTATTTTCAAGGGAAAAGAAAAGCAGGTTACTGACGTTGGAAAAAACCTTGAACAGAAACTACGGGCTGCGGGAGTACGTGTTCATCTTGATCTGCGAGACATTACTCCCGGAAATAAGTATTACGATTGGGAGTTAAAAGGTGTGCCACTACGCCTCGAAATCGGCCCTCGAGATCTTGAGAAAAACACCGTGTTATTGGTACGTCGAGATACCCTTGAAAAAAGTACAAGCCCTTTGCATGCTGTTGAACAAAATGTACAGGATACGCTGCAGAAAATTTCAGAACATCTATATACTCAGGCGTTCCAGTTGCTCAAAAATAATATGCATGAGGTTGTATCTGTTGAAGAAGCAAAAACAAAAACAGGAATCGTTGCACTTCCTTGGTGTGGTGTTAAGGAGTGTGCATTGGAAATCGAAAATGTTTTAGAGGGTGTTACGATTGGGGAACCGATTGATCAGCAAGAATGTCACGGGTCATGTCCCGTGTGTGGACAACCTGCACAGACTTGGATGCGGTTTGCTCGATCATATTAA